In Lewinellaceae bacterium, a single window of DNA contains:
- a CDS encoding DUF3368 domain-containing protein encodes MPEKIIIADSSCLIALSNIGELQILQQVYQQITITPEIENEFGEAILDWIIIEEVTDKKKIEILELELDKGESSAIALAIEKENSLLEIDEKKGRNVAKKMGIKITGILGVIIKAKEIGLIKKITPLIEKLEKVDFRISKTLKEKILRRVGEL; translated from the coding sequence ATGCCTGAGAAAATAATAATTGCGGATTCGAGCTGTTTAATAGCGCTGAGCAACATTGGTGAATTACAAATCCTCCAACAGGTATATCAACAAATAACGATCACACCAGAAATTGAAAATGAATTTGGAGAAGCTATCCTTGATTGGATAATAATCGAAGAGGTAACTGATAAAAAGAAGATAGAGATATTGGAGCTAGAACTTGACAAGGGAGAATCAAGTGCTATTGCATTGGCAATTGAAAAGGAGAATAGTTTATTGGAAATTGATGAGAAAAAAGGAAGAAATGTAGCAAAAAAGATGGGGATAAAAATAACTGGAATATTAGGGGTAATAATAAAGGCAAAAGAAATTGGTTTGATTAAAAAAATTACTCCTCTAATTGAAAAACTAGAAAAGGTTGACTTCAGAATATCAAAGACATTGAAAGAGAAAATATTAAGGAGAGTTGGTGAATTGTGA
- a CDS encoding UPF0175 family protein, whose protein sequence is MSVFQIRIPDSVKINDFELRMLIASKLFEEGKLSSGQAAEIVGISKRAFVEILGKYNVSLFGYEYEELEEDLENA, encoded by the coding sequence ATGAGTGTATTTCAAATACGGATACCGGATAGTGTCAAAATCAATGATTTTGAACTAAGAATGTTGATAGCGTCAAAATTATTTGAAGAAGGTAAATTAAGTTCTGGACAAGCAGCAGAAATAGTTGGCATATCCAAGAGGGCGTTTGTAGAGATATTGGGTAAATACAATGTTTCGCTGTTTGGATATGAATATGAAGAGTTAGAAGAAGACCTGGAAAATGCCTGA